Proteins encoded in a region of the Vicia villosa cultivar HV-30 ecotype Madison, WI linkage group LG5, Vvil1.0, whole genome shotgun sequence genome:
- the LOC131602233 gene encoding uncharacterized protein LOC131602233, protein MAYEGNRGSSVLDGFTLSPLPYPVLLILAVIFIFLGSSWYFSYEEAVENAQEQLGWVLFALPVVLILIVWLLSSMDDSEWFSVWGRRRTTYQTPSEGSSPWGVAALIVVLLLLVHFQSSFLDGWFY, encoded by the coding sequence ATGGCCTATGAAGGGAACAGAGGTTCTTCTGTTTTGGATGGATTCACTCTGAGTCCTCTACCATATCCTGTTCTGTTAATCTTAGCAGTGATCTTCATCTTCCTTGGTAGTTCATGGTACTTTTCTTATGAAGAAGCTGTTGAAAATGCTCAAGAACAATTGGGTTGGGTTCTATTTGCCTTGCCAGTGGTTCTTATACTTATAGTTTGGTTGTTATCATCAATGGATGATTCAGAATGGTTTTCTGTATGGGGCAGGCGCAGGACAACCTACCAAACTCCCTCAGAAGGGAGCTCTCCATGGGGTGTGGCTGCCTTGATTGTTGTTTTGTTGCTATTGGTGCACTTTCAATCTTCTTTTCTTGATGGTTGGTTTTATTGA